One genomic window of Hydra vulgaris chromosome 03, alternate assembly HydraT2T_AEP includes the following:
- the LOC136078214 gene encoding uncharacterized protein LOC136078214: MPKYDRSLYMREFMKEKRNTEKRIKYLLEECNIVGRGNCVHLDLDIQKIFEVSEDVHSDILMFSINSPENKFCLSKVESNYCDVDDIAFKNSLYSSIDTLTSTKDFLYEWLLKYCIKDDALNALLFHLNKFTPSIPKCWQTLQKSLQKVNVLYVSGGDYIYLAVKSAIDYYISTVGNKEKLDLIVSIDGAPMCNSKKTSIWPILVTINRKESYAVAIWHGQGKPNNLDECFEDFILEMKKLQTNGYKQLLVTIKAFVCDASARAFVKCIIGHSGYHSCERCMAVGTQKHGIRLLETTTLLCTDMAFKNNFYKEGHQLESLSPLVQLSFPMVTEFPLDYMHLICLGVVKKLLINWCKGPRCIRISQSVKDSISNELINLRSYTPSNFQHRPCSLNELEKWKATEFRLFCFMLDQLF; the protein is encoded by the coding sequence atgcCTAAATATGACAGAAGCCTATATATGAGAgaatttatgaaagaaaaacgaaatactgaaaaaagaataaaatatctTCTTGAAGAGTGCAACATTGTTGGTAGAGGAAATTGCGTTCATCTAGATTTAGACattcaaaagatttttgaagTTTCTGAAGATGTGCACAGTGATATATTGATGTTTTCAATCAATTCGccagaaaataaattttgtttaagtaaaGTTGAATCTAATTATTGTGATGTTGACGacattgcatttaaaaatagtttatacaGTAGTATTGATACTCTAACttcaacaaaagattttttatatgagTGGTTATTAAAATACTGTATAAAAGATGATGCTTTAAATGCACTTTTATttcacttaaataaatttactccaTCTATACCAAAATGCTGGCAGACATTACAAAAATCTCttcaaaaagttaatgttttatatGTCAGTGGAGGCGATTATATATATCTTGCAGTTAAAAGTGCAATTGATTATTACATATCAACAGTTGGAAATAAGGAAAAGCTTGATCTAATTGTAAGTATTGATGGTGCACCTATGTGCAATAGTAAAAAGACTTCCATTTGGCCTATACTAGTTACAATTAACAGAAAAGAATCCTATGCTGTTGCAATTTGGCATGGTCAGGGAAAACCAAACAATTTGGATGAGTGCTTTGAAGATTTTATTcttgaaatgaaaaaattgcaAACTAATGGGTATAAACAGCTGCTGGTGACTATTAAAGCTTTTGTTTGTGATGCGTCTGCAAGAGCATTTGTTAAATGCATTATAGGGCATAGTGGCTATCATAGCTGTGAAAGATGTATGGCAGTTGGCACACAAAAACATGGCATAAGATTATTGGAAACGACTACTTTACTTTGTACTGACAtggcttttaaaaataatttttataaagaaggtCACCAGCTTGAGAGTCTTTCTCCACTTGTTCAGTTAAGTTTCCCAATGGTAACTGAATTCCCATTAGACTATATGCACCTTATATGTCTTGGAGTAGTTAAAAAACTTCTAATAAACTGGTGTAAAGGTCCCCGATGTATTAGAATAAGTCAATCTGTTAAAGACAGTATTTCAAATGAACTCATAAATTTACGAAGTTATACACCATCCAATTTTCAACATAGACCATGCTCTTTAAATGAACTTGAGAAGTGGAAAGCAACAGAGTTTCGATTATTCTGCTTTATGCTGGACCAGTtgttttaa